In Yarrowia lipolytica chromosome 1F, complete sequence, a genomic segment contains:
- a CDS encoding uncharacterized protein (Truncated form of YALI0F10527g, conserved hypothetical protein), giving the protein MGLYDTKPGGRLKLKGDKGKVTKSKKKKISKTSSPAPAPSSSPPTMSLPSAKDIAKSPHDTEHAKESISETPPSVETKGAIPIPGSSSKRMDKAKIAASTSPVETTRTPKEPYLTDAQKKFEEAKKERVSMQVSGQGGCGGRSKVGFHRTLSAFVQAYSSRTAGPHFDLEQITLSF; this is encoded by the coding sequence ATGGGCCTCTACGACACTAAGCCGGGCGGTCGGTTGAAACTCAAGGGCGACAAGGGCAAAGTAACCAAgtcgaaaaagaaaaagatCTCCAAGacgtcttctccagcaccagcaccatcctcatcaccaccaacaatgtCACTGCCTTCAGCCAAGGATATCGCCAAGTCTCCTCACGATACAGAGCATGCCAAAGAGTCCATTTCGgagactcctccttctgtgGAGACCAAGGGCGCGATCCCTATTCCGGGATCGTCCTCCAAGCGAAtggacaaggccaagattgCCGCGAGCACCTCGCCAGTGGAGACCACCCGAACGCCTAAAGAGCCGTATCTGACTGACGCCCAGAagaagtttgaggaggccaagaaagAGAGAGTGAGTATGCAAGTGAGCGGACAGGGGGGATGTGGTGGCCGATCGAAGGTCGGCTTTCACCGCACATTATCTGCGTTTGTTCAGGCCTACAGTAGTAGAACAGCAGGGCCGCATTTCGATCTCGAACAAATAACACTATCATTTTGA
- a CDS encoding uncharacterized protein (Compare to YALI0F10541g, similar to uniprot|P41910 Saccharomyces cerevisiae YDR005c MAF1 required for sorting of MOD5P, similar to Saccharomyces cerevisiae MAF1 (YDR005C); ancestral locus Anc_3.197): protein MKFIQDHTLDEVASALKFDTPECHVSGNIDLYTTKPASSDKKLYKVLDKQLSYHQDALDSFTSISTLGTSFSPPQVLTFDNYYQYGKSLDSSVSKMSNRSPKGVSKVPKQRTYSSSRAGVSVGSLSPLLSSPFGDMSETASRKVFAYLIAILNASDPNHDFSVLQPDDFQREPSASAVISSFNNVLFGLGMPIPPRMWDVLDKSIEMHNCTIFSFTPDATILADEPGALWALSWFFFNKRMKRVACISLNARRHSLSPTLGPKIMRSDVINGDDEEDYDLTYSSDTDMYDEIVGELDLE from the exons ATGAAG TTCATACAAGATCACACACTCGACGAGGTGGCATCAGCACTCAAATTCGACACACCCGAATGCCACGTTTCCGGCAACATTGACCTGTACACCACCAAACCCGCTTCCTCGGACAAGAAGCTGTACAAGGTGCTCGACAAGCAGCTGTCGTACCATCAAGACGCGCTCGACTCAttcacctccatctccaccctcGGCACATCTTTCTCTCCCCCACAAGTGCTCACCTTTGACAACTACTACCAATACGGCAAATCGTTGGACAGCAGCGTCAGCAAGATGAGCAATCGAAGCCCCAAGGGCGTGAGCAAAGTGCCCAAGCAAAGAACCTATTCTTCCTCGAGAGCAGGCGTCTCTGTCGGCTCGCTATCGCCTCTACTCTCCTCTCCCTTTGGAGATATGAGCGAAACTGCCAGTAGGAAGGTGTTTGCTTATCTGATTGCGATTCTCAATGCGTCAGACCCTAATCACGACTTTTCCGTGCTACAGCCGGACGACTTTCAGCGCGAGCCGAGCGCATCGGCCGTGATTTCGTCCTTCAACAACGTGCTGTTCGGCCTGGGTATGCCGATCCCGCCCCGGATGTGGGACGTACTGGACAAGAGCATCGAGATGCACAACTGCACAATCTTTTCCTTCACGCCCGACGCCACGATTCTCGCCGACGAGCCTGGCGCCCTGTGGGCATTAAGCTGGTTCTTTTTCAATAAGAGAATGAAGCGAGTCGCATGTATTTCTCTCAACGCAAGGAGGCATTCTCTGTCGCCTACGCTGGGGCCCAAGATTATGAGGTCCGATGTGATCAACGGtgacgacgaagaagatTATGATCTCACGTATTCTTCCGACACTGACATGTACGACGAGATTGTCGGAGAACTTGATCTGGAGTAG
- a CDS encoding uncharacterized protein (Compare to YALI0F10549g, weakly similar to uniprot|Q12303 Saccharomyces cerevisiae Putative aspartyl protease YLR121C precursor), with translation MKFSILALTTLLAAVSAGKVIQLDFVRTTSSSPIRQKKITLPKGLKVDLAIPVENDLVLYSAKVQVGSPEQEFVVQVDTGSSDLWLYDSSDLCIGGGCKQYGLFNTNASSTFKDILPGKFGISYGDGSYAKGDWAEDTVTIQGVKIPKQQFGLAKNTTATPAILGIGLTGLEAAEKEYNNVPKSLYLNGDIGSYTYSLYLDDLEATQGSILFGGIDKSHFSGPLKTVPLISSYAFWVTLSRLDIKSETRNKTVNALDVPGQVLLDSGTTLTYLPTISYETILQDWGIDIDPDYGAIVPEYKLQKLQDEYLEYNLQGAKIKVSAAQLFAPAYTGDDLNTVAIYPNGQKAYGFLVAPNGNSTEGLILGDSFLRSAYVVYDLPNLQISLAQADYSGGAPQIEPIDPGLNAVPGATPVRDWGAVYSNVPISTSVNYTPTTYTLSPRPYNGSSTD, from the coding sequence ATGAAGTTCTCCATCCTCGCTCTCACTACTCTCCTGGCTGCGGTGTCTGCTGGCAAAGTCATCCAACTAGACTTTGTTCGAaccaccagctccagccCCATCcgacagaagaagatcacTCTGCCCAAGGGTCTCAAGGTCGACCTGGCCATTCCTGTGGAAAATGATCTTGTTCTGTATTCTGCAAAGGTCCAGGTGGGTTCTCCTGAACAGGAGTTTGTGGTGCAGGTAGATACCGGTTCTTCTGATCTGTGGCTCTACGACTCGTCTGATCTGTGCATTGGCGGAGGCTGTAAGCAGTATGGACTGTTCAACACCAACGCCTCTTCTACTTTCAAAGATATTCTCCCAGGAAAGTTTGGCATCAGCTATGGCGACGGCTCTTACGCCAAGGGCGACTGGGCAGAAGACACCGTCACTATCCAGGGAGTCAAGATCCCCAAGCAGCAATTTGGCCTAGCCAAGAATACCACTGCCACTCCTGCCATTCTGGGAATCGGACTGACCGGTCTGGAGGCTGCGGAAAAGGAGTACAACAACGTGCCCAAGAGTCTGTATCTCAATGGAGACATCGGCTCGTACACTTATTCTCTCTATCTGGACGATCTTGAGGCCACCCAGGGCAGTATTCTGTTTGGTGGTATCGACAAGAGTCACTTTTCCGGTCCTCTCAAGACTGTCCCTCTGATTTCCTCCTACGCCTTCTGGGTGACTCTGTCAAGGCTGGATATCAAGAGCGAAACCAGAAACAAGACCGTCAACGCGCTAGACGTGCCCGGTCAGGTACTTCTCGACAGTGGAACTACTCTCACATACCTGCCTACCATCTCCTACGAGACCATTCTACAGGACTGGGGGATTGACATTGACCCCGACTACGGAGCCATTGTTCCGGAATacaagctgcagaagctACAGGACGAGTATCTCGAGTACAATTTGCAGGGAGCAAAGATCAAGGTCTCGGCTGCTCAACTGTTCGCCCCGGCATACACTGGAGATGACCTCAACACGGTAGCTATTTACCCCAACGGCCAGAAGGCTTATGGATTCCTTGTTGCTCCTAACGGTAACTCCACCGAAGGCCTCATTCTGGGCGACTCTTTCCTGCGATCTGCCTACGTGGTTTACGACCTGCCCAACCTTCAAATCTCTCTTGCTCAAGCCGATTACTCCGGCGGAGCTCCTCAAATCGAGCCCATTGACCCGGGTCTCAACGCCGTGCCTGGTGCTACTCCCGTGAGAGACTGGGGGGCCGTCTACAGCAATGTTCCCATATCCACCTCCGTCAACTACACCCCCACCACCTATACTCTTTCTCCCCGGCCATACAACGGTTCTTCTACCGACTGA